The Candidatus Eisenbacteria bacterium nucleotide sequence GATCTCGATCACGACGACTCCGCCGCCCGCGGGATCGTTGAGGGCGCAGATTCGCCCGCCGTGCGACTCCACGATCTTGTGCGAGATCGCGAGGCCGAGCCCGCTCCCCTGCTCCTTGGTCGTGTAGAACGGCGTGAAGAGATTGGCGAGCGCCTCGGGCGTGAATCCCGTCCCGCTGTCGCGGACCTGGATCGCGAGGGTTCCCTCGTCCATCAGAGCGTAGATGACTCGCACCTCTCCCTCGGGACCCGCGGCCTGGCAGGCGTTGAGCAGGACGTTGAGCAGCACCTGGCGGAGCTGCTCGGCGTCTCCGTGAACGCGGGGCAGCGGCGCGGGCGGGAGGCGGCGGATGAACCGGACCGACCGTCCTTCCTTCTGCGCAGAGAGGAGCGAGATCACGCCGTCCACTTCCTGCGCCACGTCCATCGTCTCGCGCTTGAGCGGCTTCGGCCGCGCGAAGGTGAGGAAGCGCGTCAGGACCTGGTTCAGGCGGACCGATTCGTCGATCAGCACCTGCAAGAGCCGCCTCTTGGGATGCTCGGGCGGGAAGTCGTCCGACAGGAACTCCGCCGAGCCCTTGATCGAGGCGAGCGGATTCCTGATCTCGTGCGCGAGCCCGGCCGAGAGGCGCCCGACCGCGGCGAGCTTGGCCGCCTGGATCAGTTGCTCCTCGGTCGCGCGGAGCTGCACGAGGCTGCCGCGCAGCTCATCGGCCGTCTTGCCGAGCTGCCGCTGCGCCCCGGTGAGGCGGGAGACGAGCGTCCCGGTGAGGGCCCCGATCACGAAGTAGAGGACCATCTCGAGGACCTTCTGCGTGTCGGTCGCGGGATCGTGCGAGATCCCGCCGAAGGCGTGCGGGGCATAGGCGGCGCAGACGATCGCCGCCGCGAGCAGTCCCCCTCGCAGCCCTCGATGGAAGGCGGC carries:
- a CDS encoding sensor histidine kinase gives rise to the protein MMTAPGQEAGATGATDASSAPPPRPRKRWYYDLAIYLAIATVSILHYVAPVHAHHLHDIYRRLYYLPIILAAFHRGLRGGLLAAAIVCAAYAPHAFGGISHDPATDTQKVLEMVLYFVIGALTGTLVSRLTGAQRQLGKTADELRGSLVQLRATEEQLIQAAKLAAVGRLSAGLAHEIRNPLASIKGSAEFLSDDFPPEHPKRRLLQVLIDESVRLNQVLTRFLTFARPKPLKRETMDVAQEVDGVISLLSAQKEGRSVRFIRRLPPAPLPRVHGDAEQLRQVLLNVLLNACQAAGPEGEVRVIYALMDEGTLAIQVRDSGTGFTPEALANLFTPFYTTKEQGSGLGLAISHKIVESHGGRICALNDPAGGGVVVIEIPIGGKIANAEIRAEAADV